GAGGTTCGGGCACGCCTTGTAACTGCAGGCCGCCGTGCTCATCACCGCGCCCAGTGCCACTGCCATCGCGACACCGGCGCCGATCACGGTGAGCAGCGCGAGCGCCCAGTTCAGCCAGAGTCTGCGGCGCACGTCACGACGGTCGGCCTTGGCTTGGGCCGTGTGCTCGACGTCCGGCTGATCGTCCACGTCAACGTCCTTGCTCATCAGTGGGTGCTACCCCGCGGTTCCAGCCCGCAAACCGGCGCGAGGCGCCGCCGCACCAAACCCGCCCTTGCCGAACGATAGTTTCCGATATATCGTCGTCGTATCGGTAGCGCACCCGGCGCTGCCTTTCCAGAAACGAGATCAACTCATGAACAACCCATTCTTCGATGCCGGCGGGCCCGCAGCAGGCGGCCCGTTCGCCGGACGGGGAGCAGGCTTCGGCTTCGCACCCCCGGACCGTCGCGCCCTGCACGAACAGCGCAAGCAGGCCCGTCGCGATTTCCGCGACGCCCTACGTGGCCACGACGCCGGTCAGGACGGTCCGTTCGGGCCCGGTTTCGGACGGGGCTTCGGCCGCGGATTCGGACCCGGCGGTTTCGGCCCCGGCTTCGGCGGCGGATTCGGTGGCGGCCCTCGCGGCGGACGCCGCGGCGGTCACGGCCGACGCGGTCGTCGAGGCGATGTCCGGGCCGCCATCCTGGTCCTGCTCGCCGAGCGGCCGATGCACGGCTACGAGATCATCCAGGAGGTCGCCGAGCGCAGCCAGGATCTGTGGAAGCCGAGCCCCGGCTCGGTCTACCCGACCCTGCAGCTACTGGTCGACGAGGGGCTGATCGTCAGCACCGAATCCGAAGGCAGCAAGAAGCTCTTCGCATTGACCGACGCCGGCAAGGAGGCAGCCGAGAAGGTCGCCACCCCGCCGTGGGAGGAGATCGCCGACGGCATCGACCCGGCTCATCTCAACCTGCGCGCCGCCGTCGGCCAGTTGTTCGGCGCCGTAGCGCAATCCGCGCATGCCGCCAACGAGGAGCAGCAGAAGCGCATCCTCGACATCGTCAACAACGCTCGCCGCGAGATCTACACGATTCTCGGCGAGGACAACTGATCGCTCCGCACGCGGTGGGGGCCGGCGACCGCCGGTTCCCACCGTCGTACGTCAGGTGACTTCGACCCAATCGAGCGTGCGCTGCACGGCTTTTCGCCAACCCGCGTATCCCGCCGAGCGTTCCTGCTCGCCCCACTGCGGCGCCCAGCGCCTGCCTTCGCGCCAGTTGGCGCGCAAGTCGTCCGGGCCCGACCAGAAGCCGACCGCTAGGCCCGCCGCATACGCTGCGCCCAGCGCCGTCGTCTCCGCGATCACCGGACGTACCACCTCGACACCGAGCACGTCTGCCTGGATCTGCATGCACAGGTCGTTCGCGGTGATTCCGCCGTCGACCTTCAAAACCCCAAGGCGCACACCGGAATCGGCCTGCATGGCGTCGACGACATCGCGGCTCTGGTAGCAGATCGACTCCAGCGTCGCGCGCGCCAGATGCGCGTTGGTGTTGAAACGCGACAGGCCGACGATCGCGCCGCGGGCATCCGAGCGCCAGTACGGGGCGAACAGGCCCGAGAACGCCGGCACGAAGTACACCCCGCCGTTGTCGTCGACCTGTCGGGCCAGCGCCTCGCTCTGCGCCGCCCCGCTGATGATGCCCAACTGATCGCGCAACCATTGCACCGCCGAGCCCGTGACCGCGATCGAGCCCTCAAGGGCGTAAACGGGTTTCGCATCCCCGAATTGGTAGCACACCGTGGTCAGCAGGCCGTTGTCCGAGCGGACGATGTTCTCGCCGGTGTTCAGCAGCAGGAAATTGCCGGTGCCGTAGGTGTTCTTGGCGTCGCCGGGTTCGAGGCAGACCTGACCGACCATCGCCGCGTGTTGGTCGCCGAGGATTCCGGTGATCGGCACCTCGCCGCCGAGTGGGCCGTCCACGCTCGTGACGCCGTAGGGCTCCCGCGGTGACGACGCCGCGATAGTCGGCAGCATCGCGCGCGGAATGTCGAAGAGCGACAACAGTTCGTCGTCCCAATCCAGGGTCTCGAGATTCATCAGCATGGTCCGGCTGGCGTTGGTGACATCGGTGATGTGCACCCGCCGCGCGGCCCGCCGGTGAGGTTCCACAGCAGCCAGGTGTCGGTCGTGCCGAAGATCGCGTCGCCGCGCTCGGCCGCCGCGCGCACACCGTCGACGTTCTCCAGGATCCATTGCAGCTTGCCGCCGGAGAAATACGTCGCGGGCGGCAGGCCGGCCTTATGCCGGATGACGTCGCCGTGGCCGTCCCGGTCGAGCGCCGACGCGATGCGATCGGTGCGGGTGTCCTGCCAGACGATCGCGTTGTAATAGGGCCGGCCGGTGCGTCGGTTCCACACCAGGGTGGTCTCACGCTGGTTGGTGATGCCTAGCGCGACAATGTCTTTCGACGATAGGTCGGTGGCGTTGAGCGCCGACATCAGCACTGCCGTGGTGCGTTCCCAGATCTCGATCGGGTTGTGTTCGACCCACCCGGCGCGCGGCAGGATCTGGTCGTGCTCGAGCTGATGCCGCCCCACCTCGTCGCCGTCGTGGCCGAAGATGATGCAGCGCGTACTGGTGGTGCCCTGGTCGATCGAGGCGACGAACTCGGCCAATTACTCTTCCTCCCGCGCTCGACGTCCATCATGGACTACGCGGGAGGCGGTCGGGTCAGAGTCCGGGGACTCCGCCGATCGCACTCAGGCCGAAGTCTGGATTGAGGAAATCGGCGACGGTGAGCGGGAAGATCGGCGTGATGTCCCCGCCGATGTCACTGAACCCGATCTGAACCACCGACGGAATGGTGAATAGCCACTCCGAGGAGTCCGGGCCCGCCGCCCCGCTGAAGAAGTCGAGATCGAATGTCAGCCCGTTGTAGCTGCCTTCGAGGTAGTTGTCCGTTGCGAACGTCGTCAGGTTGACGCTGAACAGGTCGTCGAATCCGCCGGCCGAGAACAAACTGATCGTCTCGATCTCCGGTGGCGGAGTGCCGCCGAGTTCGATCACGCCTTGGTCGAAGTTGACGAAATCGGCGGAATTCACAGTGAATATCGGTGTGAACTTCCCACCGATCTCCTCGAATCCGCCTTGGTACAGCAGGGGAATCGTGAAGATCACCCCGGAGTCGCCAGATCCGGGAGCGCCATAGAACGTGTCGAGTTCGAACGGGACCAGGTTGGACGATCCAGTCAGCAAGTTGTCGAACGCATTTGTGCTCGTGTCGTAGGTGAATGTATCGGTGAAGCCATCAAAGGCGATCGGCCCGAGATGGGCCAGATCGCTCGCGTCGGCGCTCGCCGCCGCCGCGCCCAGCAACGCGATGGCCGGCGTCGCCAGCAGCGCGCCGATCGCAGCGCTCGACATGCGGCGGAACCTACGGGCCATCGACGCCTCCGAATCATTCCTGTGAGTCATGTATGACGGAGCTGAGATTGTTGCAAGTAACCTACGCACGCGTCAATAGCGTTGCGTCGGAATTTACCCAGTTGGCCCGTGTCGGCAATTCGCCGCCGTGACAGTTCATTTGGCGGATCTGTTGCGCCTCCGGCGGGAAAGCGGTTGCATCGGCGAGGTGGGCGAAGACGTCAAGCGGACCACCTATGCGCGTGTCGACCGGCAGCAGTACCGGCGCAAGGTGCAACTGTGCCTCGACGTGTTCGAACGGATGCTCGCGCAGTCCAGTTTCGAATTCGACCACCCGCTCACCGGGATGGAGATCGAGTGCAACCTGGTCGATGACGCCTACCAACCTGCGATGACGAACTCCGACGTGCTGGCAGCCATCGCCGATCCGGCCTATCAGACCGAATTGGGCGCATACAACATCGAATTCAACGTCCCACCCCGCCCGCTGGGTGGCGACACGGGTACGCAACTCGAGGACGAGGTGCGGGCCAGCCTGAACGCCGCCGAAACAAAGGCCGGCGCGGGCGGCGCCCACATCGTGATGATCGGCATCCTTCCGACACTGATGCCCGAACACCTCGCCAGCGGATGGATGAGTGAGTCGATGCGCTACGCGGCGCTCAACGACTCGATCTTCGACGCCCGCGGCGAGGACATCCAGATCGACATCGACGGGCCCGAACCGCTGAGCATGAATTCGACGTCGATTGCACCCGAATCCGCTTGCACCAGCATGCAATTGCATCTACAGGTGTCACCGGACGACTTCGCCGCCAACTGGAATGCGGCGCAGGTGCTGGCCGGCCCGCAGCTGGCGCTGGGAGCGAACTCGCCGTTCTTCTTCGGCCACCAACTGTGGTCGGAGACCCGCATCGAGTTGTTCGCACAATCCACCGACACCAGACCCGACGAGCTGAAAACCCAGGGGGTGCGCCCGCGGGTGTGGTTCGGCGAACGGTGGATCACGTCGATCTTCGACCTGTTCGAGGAGAACGTCCGCTACTTTCCGTCGCTGTTGCCCGAGGTGTCCGACGAAGACCCCGCCGCCGAACTCGACGCCGGACGCACGCCGCACCTGGCCGAACTGCGACTGCACAACGGCACGGTGTATCGGTGGAATCGGCCGGTGTACGACGTCGTCGACGGCCGCCCGCACCTGCGGGTGGAGAACCGGGTGCTGCCGGCCGGACCGACCGTCATCGACATGCTGGCCAACGCGGCCTTCTACTACGGGATGCTGCGGACGCTGTCCGAGGAAGACCGTCAGGTCTGGACCCGAATGGAATTCGCTGCGGCGCAACGCAATTTCTACGAGGCTGGCCGCCGTGGCATGGGCGCCCAGCTGTATTGGCCGGGTCGGGATTCGGTCAGCGCCGGCGAGTTGGTGCTCGACGAACTGCTCCCGATGGCGCACGCCGGTCTCGATCGTTGGGGCGTTGCACCCGACATCCGCGGCCGACTGCTCGGTGTGATCGACGGCCGGGCCCGCGCGGGCCGCAACGGGGCCGACTGGCAGGTGTCGGCGGTGCGCGCGTTGGAGAAGCGCGGGCTCGACCGGCCCGCCGCCCTGGCCGAGATGTTGCGGCTGTACTGCGAGCACATGCACAGCAACGAACCGGTCCACACCTGGGCCGAACCCTGATCGGTTGTGCCCGGCGTAGGTTGGAGCACATGGCAAATGATGTGATGGACTGGGATAGCGCCTACCGTCAGGACCGCGACGCGGGCTTCGAAGGTCCGCCGCCCTGGAACATCGGTGAGCCGCAACCGGAACTGGCCGCGCTGGCCGCGGCCGGAAAGTTCCGCAGCGACCTACTCGACGCCGGTTGCGGTTACGCCGAGTTGTCGCTGACGCTGGCCGCCGAGGGCTACACGGTGCACGGCGTCGACCTCACCCCCACCGCCGTCGCCGCCGCGACCAAGGCCGCGCAGGAGCGCGGACTGAGCACCGCGACCTTCGAACAGGCCGACATCACCGCCTTCGGCGGACACGACGGCCGCTTCAACACCGTCGTCGACAGCACGCTGTTCCACTCGCTGCCGATCGAGGGCCGCGACGACTACCTGCGCGCGGTGCACCGAGCCGCCGCCGACGGCGCGGGCTACTTTGTTCTGGTGTTCGCCAAGGGCGCGTTTCCCGCCGAGTGGGAGCAGAAGCCGAACGAGGTCGACGAGGCCGAGTTGCGCGACGCGGTCAGCGAGCACTGGCACGTCGACGAGATCCGCTCGGCCTTCATCCACGCGAATATCCCACCGGCACCGGCAGATTCGGATGTGCCGATGATCGAGCACGAGCGCGACGAGAAGGGTCGGCAGAAACTGCCCGCCTATCTACTCAGCGCCCACAAGGGCTAGAGCGGCCCGCCGGCCAGCGACGCGGTGAGCTCGGCGAATCCGTTCCCGAACAGCGCGAAATCACCGAACGGCGTGATGAGCATGTCCGAGGCGCCGGCGTTCGGCCCGCCGATGATGTCCATCCAGGCGTTCTCGAAGCCACCACCGAAGTTCATCAGGTCGAACTGCGAAGTGGTTTCGATGAGAAAGTGGGGGTCTCCTGGGTAGCCGATGCTGAGCCCGGGCTCCGTATAGACGAATTCATCGTTGGTGAAGTTTCCGAACGTCAGTTCATGGTCGACGCCCCCGAGGGAATCGGGGAACATCGGATTGCCCGTCGTCACGTCGAAAAGACTCCACCTCTCCGTTCCGATGAGGTCGTTGTAGAGCGGCGGCAGTCCGTCGGGTTCGCTGGGTAGCAGCGTCGCGACATCCGGGGTGAACGCGTAATCGTCGGCGGCGGATACCGCCAGCGGCGAGATCGCGATGGCCAGCAAACCTCCCGCGATTCCGCCGAGCACCCGTCGTTGCGTGATGTTCATCTCGTCAGCCTGCGCCCGAAAGGGGTCGCCGCGCATCAGGGGTTTCCCTTATCTTTGGGAATTTTCGCAGAGGTTGAGCTGGGCTTATACCGCGGCGGTCGCGTCTGCGAGCGCCGCGACGAGGGTGTTCAGATCGTCGGCGCTCGCGTCAACATGCGGGGAGATGCGCAGCACCGGCGCCTGGAGCTCGTAGGGTGCGCGCTCGATCACCACGGCCGTCGTCACGATCCGGCGCTCGGCAATCAGCCAGGCGCGCACCTTCGTCGGGTCGGCTCCATCCACCGGTGCGAGTGTCGTGATGGCGCTCGGCTCGTCGAGGGGCTCGACCACCCGCCAACCCGGGACGCCGGCCAGCGCGGACCGGCTGACGCGGCCGACCTCGGCGAGCCGAGCGCAGACTGCTGCCGGCCCGGCCGCGAGGTGCTCGCCGAGTGCGA
The sequence above is a segment of the Candidatus Mycobacterium wuenschmannii genome. Coding sequences within it:
- a CDS encoding PadR family transcriptional regulator; protein product: MNNPFFDAGGPAAGGPFAGRGAGFGFAPPDRRALHEQRKQARRDFRDALRGHDAGQDGPFGPGFGRGFGRGFGPGGFGPGFGGGFGGGPRGGRRGGHGRRGRRGDVRAAILVLLAERPMHGYEIIQEVAERSQDLWKPSPGSVYPTLQLLVDEGLIVSTESEGSKKLFALTDAGKEAAEKVATPPWEEIADGIDPAHLNLRAAVGQLFGAVAQSAHAANEEQQKRILDIVNNARREIYTILGEDN
- a CDS encoding glutamate--cysteine ligase → MGEDVKRTTYARVDRQQYRRKVQLCLDVFERMLAQSSFEFDHPLTGMEIECNLVDDAYQPAMTNSDVLAAIADPAYQTELGAYNIEFNVPPRPLGGDTGTQLEDEVRASLNAAETKAGAGGAHIVMIGILPTLMPEHLASGWMSESMRYAALNDSIFDARGEDIQIDIDGPEPLSMNSTSIAPESACTSMQLHLQVSPDDFAANWNAAQVLAGPQLALGANSPFFFGHQLWSETRIELFAQSTDTRPDELKTQGVRPRVWFGERWITSIFDLFEENVRYFPSLLPEVSDEDPAAELDAGRTPHLAELRLHNGTVYRWNRPVYDVVDGRPHLRVENRVLPAGPTVIDMLANAAFYYGMLRTLSEEDRQVWTRMEFAAAQRNFYEAGRRGMGAQLYWPGRDSVSAGELVLDELLPMAHAGLDRWGVAPDIRGRLLGVIDGRARAGRNGADWQVSAVRALEKRGLDRPAALAEMLRLYCEHMHSNEPVHTWAEP
- a CDS encoding SAM-dependent methyltransferase, whose translation is MANDVMDWDSAYRQDRDAGFEGPPPWNIGEPQPELAALAAAGKFRSDLLDAGCGYAELSLTLAAEGYTVHGVDLTPTAVAAATKAAQERGLSTATFEQADITAFGGHDGRFNTVVDSTLFHSLPIEGRDDYLRAVHRAAADGAGYFVLVFAKGAFPAEWEQKPNEVDEAELRDAVSEHWHVDEIRSAFIHANIPPAPADSDVPMIEHERDEKGRQKLPAYLLSAHKG